The Phormidium sp. PBR-2020 DNA segment GCGCTCGGACATGTTGGAGCTAGGGGTAAGGAGAACAGGGAGGCCAGGGAGGGTTAACCTGACAGGCTACTGGATATGCTGATACACCGCATCGAGGAGTTCTTTGGGGGCATAGGGTTTAATCAAATAGGCTTGCGCCCCCTGCCGTAGGGCCCAGAAGCGGTCAAACTCCTCGCTTTTGGAACTACAAAATATCACGGGGGTATCTTTCAGCTCAGGGTTTTCGCGGATTGTTCGACATAATTCTAAGCCGCTTTTTCCAGGCATGACAATATCTAAAATGAAAAGATGAGGCGGGGCGACGGATTTGAGTTTTTCCCAAGCTTCGTCAACGGCACTGGCGAGAGTCACTTGGAATCCGGATTGTTCTAGTAAGGCCCGCATCATTTTTTGTTCCGCGTGACCGTCTTCGACAACAAATATATGTTTCATGGCGTTTAGAGAGTAGTGAGGACTTCGATTGGGACTTAGGGTATCAGTCCTAGGGGAGGTCTAGGGATAGGGACAGCGCCCCCGGACTGTCATTGGCCAGGGGCCTGGGACGACTCAATTTTGAATTTTGCCATGGCAGACTTGAGGATCTCAATATCTTGAACCAGTTGCTGGAGATGCCGCCCAACCTGGCTGGCTTCCTCAACGGTGCTTAGGGATTGGCCATAGAGGGCTTCCATGACTGGGGTCATGGGTTCAGAACGATCGAGATGGGGGTCTTGAATGTTTAACCCTTGTTCTAAGGCCGTTTCGATGGTGTGAGAGAGGTCAATGACCTGTTGGAGACAGGTTTGGGTATGTTGAACACAACGGGTGCTATTGACGACATTGCTGGTTCCGGCCTCTAGGACATCTAGCACTTCGGCGGTTTCCTGCTGAATGCCATTGATGAGCTGTTCAATATCAGCGGTCGACTCGCCAATTTGCACGGCCAAGCCTCGCACATCGTCGGCAACTTGGCGAAATCCTGCCCCTCGTTCTCCGGCCCGGGCCGCCTCAATGGCGGCGTTGAAGGCCAGTAGATTAGCCCGTTCGGAAATGCCAAAAACGACGGTTAAGATTTGTGAGACTTCCTGGGCGGATTCTGCCAGACGTTTGGCTTTTTTGGAACTGTTGGCGACGGTACTGCGGAGGGCATCAATACTGGTGACGGCTTCGGAACGCTCTTGGCTGCCCTCGGTAACGGTTTGGCTAATCTGTTGGGCTAGGGTCTTGATCTCCTGATGACTCTGGCTCAGTTGGCTGAGGCGGCTACTGATGGACTGGACTTCTAGGCAGGCGTTTTCGAGATCGTGGCATTGGTGTTGCACCTGTCCGAGGAGGTCTTGGGCCGCTAGATGACTGGTTTGGCCTCGTTCCCCGAGGCGATCGCTCACTTGACTAATTTGGCTGAGGCTGCGACGTAGGGCGGCGAGGGTGGCATTATAGGCATCGGCGATCGCCCCCATGGCTCCGTCACTGAGGGGGGCTTGGCTGGTGAAGTTGCCGCGACGGGTAGCTTCGAGCCGTTCCAGGAGATCCATGGCTTGTTGTTGCAGCCGTTGTTTGTGTTGTTGCTGTTGGTAGTTGTCGCGATCGCGCTGTCGTTCGAGTTGTTTGAGTCGGTCTCCTTGATAGGTCAGGCGATCGATCATCTCCCGAATTTGTCCGGCAATGCGGCCAATTTCATTGTTGCTCGGGGTCATATCTAAGCGGGCCAGGGGGTCCTCTCGGTTCACCGCTTCGCTATAGTCGGCGATCGCCCCTAACTGCTCTCCCCAACGATGGAAACGGGGCAAGATCAGGCCCAGGGTCACCAGGGCACTACCACTGGCCAGCAGCCAAATGAGTAGGCTGGGACGACCGGAGGGCAAGTTGGGGCCCTCTAGCTGCTCTTCGAGTTGCCGATCTAAGGTCAGATCGTCCAGGGCGGGATCGAGAGGGGGTTGTCGGGGATCTTGGGGGCCTGGGGAGAACCAGAGACTGGCCAATCCGGCAGTAGTGAGGGGAATGATGGCGGCGGCGATCGCCATCAGTTTAAGTTTTGCCCCGAGGGAGAGTCCCCGCCGCTGGGGGCGGACTGGGGGCGGCATCGGGGTCCCACTGCTGCTAACGGGGGCGATCGTCAGTGGGGCTGAGAGGGGGTTATGTTCCCCAAACTGCGTATCGGCGGGTTCATCCCCGTGCGGTGTATCCCCTAGGGCCTTGCGGGCACTTTGTCCCCAAACTCCATCGTGATCTTGGTCAATAATCTGCTGGTACAGCTCCCGTGCGCGATCGACTTCCCCGTTTTGCTCAAATTGATTGGCTTTCAATAACAAATCCAGCAAGTCCAGGGAATGGGTGGAACTGACGGTGTCTGGGTCCATATTGGGGCTGAGGTCAGAGTAAGGTTGAGCCATGATTACGACCGATGTAGGGGCGACACATGTTTGGCCCCGATGGGGGCGGTGGTGGCGCGACGCCGGGACAAGGGGTGTTCTTGTAGGGCCTCCAACAAGGCTTGGGGATCTAAGACGGCAACCCCCTGGCGACCGTCATAGACGACTTGGGACAACAGCGGTTGTAGTCTCGGTTTAAGGCGTTGCGTCACCGGATGCGATCGCGAGGCGGTGAAGACTCCTTCGAGGTCAGAGGCGACACAGGCCACAGTGTGCCGTTGTCGGTTAACGCCTCGTCCAGGGGAGTGTTCGCGATGCCTCTGAGAATCCCCATCGTCCGTCTGGGCGCTTT contains these protein-coding regions:
- a CDS encoding response regulator, which codes for MKHIFVVEDGHAEQKMMRALLEQSGFQVTLASAVDEAWEKLKSVAPPHLFILDIVMPGKSGLELCRTIRENPELKDTPVIFCSSKSEEFDRFWALRQGAQAYLIKPYAPKELLDAVYQHIQ
- a CDS encoding methyl-accepting chemotaxis protein yields the protein MAQPYSDLSPNMDPDTVSSTHSLDLLDLLLKANQFEQNGEVDRARELYQQIIDQDHDGVWGQSARKALGDTPHGDEPADTQFGEHNPLSAPLTIAPVSSSGTPMPPPVRPQRRGLSLGAKLKLMAIAAAIIPLTTAGLASLWFSPGPQDPRQPPLDPALDDLTLDRQLEEQLEGPNLPSGRPSLLIWLLASGSALVTLGLILPRFHRWGEQLGAIADYSEAVNREDPLARLDMTPSNNEIGRIAGQIREMIDRLTYQGDRLKQLERQRDRDNYQQQQHKQRLQQQAMDLLERLEATRRGNFTSQAPLSDGAMGAIADAYNATLAALRRSLSQISQVSDRLGERGQTSHLAAQDLLGQVQHQCHDLENACLEVQSISSRLSQLSQSHQEIKTLAQQISQTVTEGSQERSEAVTSIDALRSTVANSSKKAKRLAESAQEVSQILTVVFGISERANLLAFNAAIEAARAGERGAGFRQVADDVRGLAVQIGESTADIEQLINGIQQETAEVLDVLEAGTSNVVNSTRCVQHTQTCLQQVIDLSHTIETALEQGLNIQDPHLDRSEPMTPVMEALYGQSLSTVEEASQVGRHLQQLVQDIEILKSAMAKFKIESSQAPGQ
- a CDS encoding chemotaxis protein CheW gives rise to the protein MERDYFKIRVSGEVRVALPLDSIDAALQIDRQLICPIPGVMPSLLGVINRQGVLTWVLDTSQFLELPSLQSSQRLNLPGQAVKALLLTRNPGQKGSGTESAQTDDGDSQRHREHSPGRGVNRQRHTVACVASDLEGVFTASRSHPVTQRLKPRLQPLLSQVVYDGRQGVAVLDPQALLEALQEHPLSRRRATTAPIGAKHVSPLHRS